The Bacteroidota bacterium genome has a window encoding:
- a CDS encoding ABC transporter permease codes for MENPQDGNRRLRSSYVSAIISIALVLFLVGLLGLLILEARRLSEYVREHVQVSIFLQDNLKDEQLNAFMQELESMSEVRQARYVSKEAALDSLKKELGEEATGMLEANPLPATIDLKVRAEYADPDSLKALQTHLQARSELVREVVYQQTEVERINKNFRTVALVVFAFSLLLLVVAIALINNTIRLTLFSRRFTIKSMQLVGATRGFIRRPFLLRSLLHGIYASLIACILLSGLYALLYARVPELAGLLDFQTLGLLFGGVVVLGMIISGVSTFFAVNRYLRLHLDELYY; via the coding sequence CAGGCTTCGCAGCTCCTATGTATCCGCGATCATCAGCATCGCGTTGGTGCTGTTCCTGGTCGGCTTGCTGGGTCTGCTCATCCTGGAAGCGCGCCGGCTTTCGGAGTATGTGCGGGAGCACGTACAGGTGAGTATTTTCCTGCAGGATAATCTGAAAGACGAGCAGCTAAACGCGTTCATGCAGGAACTGGAAAGCATGTCGGAAGTACGACAGGCACGCTACGTTTCGAAGGAAGCCGCGCTGGACAGCTTGAAAAAGGAGCTCGGAGAAGAAGCGACCGGTATGCTCGAGGCGAATCCCTTACCGGCCACGATCGACCTGAAAGTACGCGCGGAGTACGCGGATCCTGACAGCCTGAAGGCCTTGCAGACGCATCTGCAGGCACGTTCGGAACTGGTACGGGAAGTGGTTTACCAGCAGACGGAAGTGGAGCGCATCAACAAGAATTTCCGGACGGTCGCCTTGGTGGTCTTCGCGTTCAGCCTGTTGTTGCTGGTGGTCGCGATCGCGCTCATCAACAACACCATTCGTCTGACGCTGTTCTCCCGACGGTTTACGATCAAGAGTATGCAACTGGTCGGAGCGACCCGCGGGTTCATTCGCCGTCCGTTTCTGCTGCGTTCCTTACTGCACGGGATCTATGCGTCTTTGATCGCCTGTATCCTGCTCTCGGGACTCTATGCCTTGCTCTATGCCCGCGTTCCCGAGCTGGCAGGCTTGCTGGATTTCCAAACCCTGGGTCTGTTGTTCGGCGGTGTCGTGGTGCTGGGGATGATCATTTCCGGCGTAAGCACCTTTTTCGCCGTGAACCGTTACCTGCGGCTTCACCTGGACGAGCTGTATTACTAA
- a CDS encoding DUF3098 domain-containing protein produces the protein MAKKETKSTIDFPFGRENYVLMLIGIVVIFIGFALMAGGGSDDPAVWNPEIFSARRITVAPIVVMIGFVIEVVAIVKKSKE, from the coding sequence ATGGCCAAGAAAGAGACCAAATCCACGATCGACTTCCCCTTCGGGCGGGAGAACTATGTACTGATGCTAATCGGTATAGTGGTGATTTTCATTGGTTTCGCCCTGATGGCCGGCGGCGGATCCGACGATCCTGCCGTTTGGAATCCGGAAATCTTCAGTGCACGCCGCATTACCGTGGCCCCGATCGTTGTCATGATCGGATTCGTCATTGAGGTCGTTGCCATCGTGAAGAAGTCGAAGGAATGA
- a CDS encoding undecaprenyl-diphosphate phosphatase — MNYAQAVVLAIVEGLTEFLPVSSTGHMIIASSVMGIAQESYTKTFTVAIQFGAILSVVLLYWKKFLPQGSDWAGMIRFYRRLIIAFIPAVIFGLLLKKYIDQLLENVIVVAVALLVGGIIFLFLDKWFKAAEERGEPELTNDGKAFRIGFFQVLAMVPGVSRSAATIIGGLTQGLNKKAAAEFSFFLAVPTMFAATVKDLWDFHHEGGGFTGDQLPVLVVGNLVAFVVAVLAIRSFIGYLTKHGFRVFGYYRILVGLAILVLHFLGIDLQMF, encoded by the coding sequence ATGAACTACGCTCAGGCAGTGGTCCTCGCTATTGTCGAAGGCCTGACCGAATTCCTGCCGGTCTCTTCGACCGGGCACATGATCATCGCTTCTTCGGTGATGGGCATCGCGCAGGAGAGTTACACCAAGACCTTCACCGTGGCCATTCAGTTCGGCGCGATCCTGTCGGTGGTGCTGTTGTATTGGAAAAAGTTCCTGCCGCAGGGCAGTGACTGGGCGGGGATGATCCGGTTTTACCGCAGGCTGATCATCGCGTTCATTCCCGCGGTGATCTTCGGTTTGCTCTTGAAAAAATACATCGATCAGTTGTTGGAGAACGTGATCGTTGTCGCCGTCGCCTTGCTGGTGGGCGGTATCATCTTCCTCTTTCTCGACAAGTGGTTCAAAGCCGCGGAAGAACGCGGCGAGCCCGAGCTGACCAACGACGGTAAGGCGTTCCGCATCGGCTTTTTCCAGGTGCTGGCGATGGTTCCGGGAGTTTCGCGTTCGGCCGCTACCATCATTGGCGGACTCACCCAGGGTCTGAATAAAAAAGCGGCGGCGGAATTTTCCTTCTTCCTCGCCGTGCCGACCATGTTCGCCGCCACGGTCAAGGACCTGTGGGACTTTCACCACGAGGGTGGCGGATTCACCGGCGATCAGTTGCCGGTGCTGGTCGTTGGCAACCTGGTAGCATTCGTCGTTGCCGTCCTGGCGATCCGATCGTTCATCGGCTACCTGACGAAGCACGGCTTCCGGGTGTTTGGTTACTACCGGATTCTGGTCGGACTGGCGATCCTGGTGCTGCATTTTCTGGGCATCGACCTGCAAATGTTCTGA
- the truB gene encoding tRNA pseudouridine(55) synthase TruB, which produces MYSPETDLLTGRVLLIDKPEGWTSFDAVNKVKRALLHAALQGVEQAEERKRIKKKLKIGHAGTLDPLATGLLVVCTGPKTKTISEIQDAEKEYTGTILVGATTPSYDRELPPDRHYPTDHIRESDILEATRSLTGMQEQLPPAFSALKVGGKRAYELARQGKEVEMKPRTVEILEFTITDNRFPELDFRVRCSKGTYIRTLAHDLGKRLGSGAYLLALRRTRIGNYRVEDARTPEAIAAQFAE; this is translated from the coding sequence ATGTATTCTCCCGAAACGGACCTGCTGACAGGGCGGGTTTTACTGATCGACAAACCCGAAGGCTGGACCTCGTTCGATGCCGTGAACAAAGTGAAGCGAGCCTTGCTGCATGCGGCATTGCAGGGTGTGGAACAAGCAGAGGAACGGAAGCGCATCAAGAAAAAACTCAAGATCGGTCATGCCGGAACGCTCGACCCGTTGGCGACCGGATTGTTGGTCGTGTGTACCGGTCCGAAGACCAAGACCATTTCCGAAATTCAGGATGCGGAAAAAGAATACACCGGAACCATTTTGGTCGGTGCGACGACACCTTCGTATGACCGCGAGTTACCTCCGGACCGGCACTACCCGACCGATCACATCCGCGAATCGGATATACTGGAAGCGACCCGTTCGCTGACGGGAATGCAGGAACAATTGCCGCCAGCCTTTTCCGCGCTGAAGGTCGGTGGTAAACGCGCCTATGAACTCGCGCGACAGGGGAAGGAAGTGGAGATGAAACCGAGGACCGTCGAGATCCTGGAGTTTACGATCACTGACAATCGGTTTCCGGAACTCGACTTCCGCGTCCGTTGCAGCAAGGGCACCTACATCCGGACCCTGGCGCATGACCTCGGAAAGCGGCTCGGCTCGGGTGCCTACCTGCTCGCCCTGAGACGGACCCGTATTGGGAATTACCGGGTAGAAGATGCGCGGACACCGGAGGCGATCGCAGCTCAATTTGCTGAATAG
- the queA gene encoding tRNA preQ1(34) S-adenosylmethionine ribosyltransferase-isomerase QueA: protein MKLSQFKISVPDNLIATHPAKNREDARLMVLDRKTGKIEHKKFKDILNYFDDGDCMIVNNTRVFPARLYGNKEKTGAKIEVFLLRELNRESRLWDVLVDPARKIRIGNKLYFGDDDLLVAEVIDNTTSRGRTLRFLFDGPYEEFKKTVLSLGQTPLPKYIKRKAEPEDADRYQTVFARHEGAVAAPTAGLHFSMPLVKRLELKGVHFAEMTLHVGLGTFRPVEVEDLTKHKMDSEQVIVPKDCCDIVNKAKTAKKRICAVGTTVMRGVETSVSTQGELKPFDGWTNKFIFPPYDFSIANCMITNFHMPESTLLMMVAAFGGYEHIMHAYKVAVKEKYRFYSYGDAMLII, encoded by the coding sequence ATGAAGCTGAGTCAATTTAAGATTTCCGTGCCTGATAACCTGATCGCCACACATCCGGCAAAAAACAGGGAAGACGCACGGTTGATGGTGTTGGACCGGAAGACCGGGAAAATCGAGCACAAGAAATTCAAGGACATCCTGAATTATTTCGACGACGGGGATTGCATGATCGTGAACAACACGCGCGTGTTTCCGGCCCGTTTGTATGGTAATAAGGAAAAGACCGGAGCGAAGATCGAAGTCTTCCTGCTCCGCGAGCTCAACCGTGAAAGTCGTTTGTGGGATGTGCTGGTGGATCCGGCCCGGAAAATCCGGATCGGCAACAAGTTGTACTTCGGCGATGACGATCTGTTGGTCGCGGAAGTGATCGACAATACCACGTCGCGCGGACGCACCCTGCGTTTCCTGTTCGACGGCCCGTACGAGGAGTTCAAGAAGACGGTCTTGTCGCTCGGACAAACCCCGCTGCCGAAGTACATCAAGCGCAAGGCGGAGCCGGAAGATGCCGACCGTTACCAGACCGTGTTCGCACGGCACGAAGGAGCCGTTGCCGCTCCTACAGCCGGCCTGCACTTCAGCATGCCGCTGGTAAAGCGCCTTGAGCTGAAAGGCGTACACTTCGCCGAAATGACCTTACACGTCGGCCTGGGCACCTTCCGTCCGGTCGAGGTGGAAGACCTTACCAAGCACAAGATGGATTCGGAGCAGGTGATCGTTCCGAAAGACTGTTGCGATATCGTCAACAAGGCGAAGACGGCCAAGAAACGTATTTGCGCAGTCGGCACGACCGTGATGCGCGGCGTTGAGACCAGCGTATCCACGCAGGGCGAGTTGAAGCCCTTCGACGGATGGACGAACAAGTTCATTTTCCCTCCCTACGATTTCTCGATCGCCAACTGCATGATCACGAACTTCCACATGCCGGAATCCACCCTCTTGATGATGGTAGCGGCCTTTGGAGGTTATGAGCACATCATGCACGCCTACAAAGTGGCGGTGAAGGAGAAGTATCGGTTTTATAGTTATGGGGATGCGATGCTGATTATTTGA
- a CDS encoding Glu/Leu/Phe/Val dehydrogenase produces the protein MSNANSGGSKFYNDVLSTFDKAAAFTSFEPGLLHQIKICNSTYKFYFPIEVDGKIQVFEGIRVQHSHHKTPTKGGIRYSEFVDEDEVKALATLMTFKCAVVDVPFGGAKGGIKVNPAQMNVRQMERITRRYTTELIKKSMIGAAIDVPAPDYGSGPREMAWIADTYATFRYDDLNALGCVTGKPLGQGGIQGRTEATGQGVYYGIREAMSWPEDMKKLGLSTGIEGKRVIVQGLGNVGFYSAKFISQGGGIVVAIAEREGGIYNENGLDIEAVFKHRKETGSILNFPGAKNVENTMQTLELDCDVLVPAALENQITAENAPRIKAKVIAEGANGPVTKEAEEILTQRGVMIIPDLYLNAGGVTVSYFEWLKNLSHVRFGRMEKRFQEMTNLQMLSSIEKITGKYLDARERSLLTRGADEIDLVRSGLEETMIFAYNEIREIRNRTSGISDLRTAAFVSGINKLGVSYQSLGIFP, from the coding sequence ATGAGTAATGCGAATTCGGGCGGCAGCAAGTTCTACAACGACGTGCTGTCCACCTTCGACAAGGCCGCCGCTTTCACCAGTTTTGAGCCCGGCTTGTTGCACCAGATCAAGATCTGCAACAGTACCTACAAGTTCTATTTCCCGATCGAAGTCGATGGCAAGATCCAGGTCTTCGAAGGCATCCGGGTACAACACAGTCACCACAAGACTCCGACGAAAGGTGGTATCCGCTACAGCGAGTTCGTCGATGAAGACGAAGTAAAAGCGCTGGCTACCCTGATGACTTTCAAGTGCGCGGTCGTCGATGTTCCGTTCGGCGGAGCAAAGGGCGGCATCAAGGTGAATCCTGCTCAAATGAATGTCCGGCAAATGGAGCGCATCACGCGCCGCTATACCACGGAACTCATTAAGAAGAGTATGATCGGCGCGGCCATCGACGTACCGGCTCCCGATTACGGCAGCGGTCCCCGCGAAATGGCCTGGATCGCCGATACCTATGCGACCTTCCGTTACGACGACCTGAACGCGCTGGGATGTGTGACCGGAAAACCGCTCGGACAGGGCGGTATCCAGGGACGCACGGAGGCTACCGGACAGGGTGTCTATTATGGAATCCGCGAAGCGATGAGCTGGCCGGAAGACATGAAGAAGCTCGGACTGTCTACCGGCATCGAAGGTAAGCGTGTCATCGTGCAGGGTCTCGGCAACGTAGGCTTCTACTCGGCTAAGTTCATCAGCCAGGGCGGAGGCATCGTGGTCGCGATCGCCGAACGTGAAGGCGGTATCTACAACGAGAACGGCCTCGACATCGAAGCGGTATTCAAGCACCGTAAAGAGACGGGTTCCATCCTCAACTTCCCCGGTGCGAAGAATGTCGAGAACACCATGCAGACCCTTGAACTTGATTGCGACGTGCTCGTTCCCGCTGCGCTGGAAAACCAGATCACCGCTGAGAACGCTCCCCGCATCAAGGCCAAGGTGATTGCCGAAGGCGCCAACGGCCCGGTCACCAAAGAAGCCGAAGAGATCCTGACCCAGCGTGGCGTGATGATCATCCCCGACCTTTACCTCAACGCCGGCGGCGTGACGGTTTCGTACTTCGAATGGCTGAAAAACCTTTCGCACGTCCGCTTCGGTCGCATGGAAAAGCGCTTCCAGGAAATGACGAACCTGCAAATGCTCAGTTCGATCGAAAAGATCACCGGTAAATACCTCGACGCACGCGAACGTAGCCTGCTCACCCGCGGCGCCGACGAGATCGACCTGGTCCGCTCGGGCCTCGAAGAAACGATGATCTTCGCCTACAACGAAATCCGCGAGATCCGGAACCGCACCAGCGGCATCTCCGACCTCCGCACCGCGGCATTCGTCAGCGGCATCAATAAACTCGGGGTATCCTACCAGTCACTCGGGATCTTCCCGTAA
- a CDS encoding phage holin family protein, translating to MEFLARLITSALAVIVTSYLLPGVHVDGAITAIIVAAVLAFLNAIVKPILVLLTIPITVVTLGLFLLVINALMILAAQKIVPGFSVDGFWIALLFSIVLSVVNAVFEGIAGSSKN from the coding sequence ATGGAATTTCTTGCCCGCCTGATCACCAGCGCTTTAGCCGTCATCGTGACCTCCTACCTCCTGCCCGGAGTACATGTTGACGGGGCCATTACAGCCATCATTGTGGCGGCCGTCCTCGCCTTTCTGAACGCGATCGTCAAGCCGATCCTGGTGCTGCTGACCATTCCGATCACGGTGGTCACCCTGGGACTTTTCCTGCTGGTCATCAACGCGCTGATGATCCTGGCCGCGCAAAAGATCGTACCGGGTTTTTCGGTCGACGGTTTCTGGATCGCCTTGTTGTTCTCGATCGTGTTGTCGGTCGTGAATGCCGTGTTCGAAGGCATCGCCGGCAGCTCGAAAAATTAA
- the recJ gene encoding single-stranded-DNA-specific exonuclease RecJ, with product MITLDIREKRWAAKPSSEEGVVAALAQALRITPTLASLLVQRGITTYEEAHAFFRPALSDLHDPFLMKDMDLAIDRLTRAVQNNEKILVYGDYDVDGTTAVALVYSFFHSFYPNIDFYLPDRYKEGYGVSTQGIDFAIANGFSLIVALDCGIKSNDKVDYAKQNGVDFIICDHHRPGEQLPAAVAVLDPKRSDDTYPFNELSGCGIGFKLVCGYAQRHQIPFEQLERYLDLVAVSTAADIVPIVGENRVLCYWGLKRLNEHPRHGIEAILKLNNLTRQPFAEKDGTVVQRYNLTVSDLVFIIGPRINAAGRIHDARHAVNLLISDNSADALANSITVNDHNTERKNLDVKITQEAMEIIEGDAQFAKRKATLLFRPDWHKGVIGIVASRLTEKFYRPTIVLTQSGDDIITGSARSVKDFDIYNAIESCSDLLEQFGGHMYAAGLTLRKENLEKFSERFEEVVAATIQDHMLVQEIEIDADLRLTDITSSFFNVLKQFAPFGPGNMNPVFRTENVRDTGLSRIVGNNHLKLNLAEDETTRFGMDGIAFQLGQFYPFISRRIPFDICYTIEENTFNGKTTIQLNVKDIKVH from the coding sequence ATGATCACGTTGGATATCCGGGAGAAACGATGGGCAGCGAAACCTTCAAGCGAAGAAGGGGTTGTCGCCGCGTTGGCACAAGCCCTCCGGATCACCCCGACGCTCGCTTCCCTGCTCGTACAACGCGGTATCACCACCTACGAAGAAGCCCACGCGTTCTTCCGTCCCGCCTTATCCGATCTGCATGATCCGTTCCTGATGAAGGACATGGACCTTGCCATCGACCGCCTGACGCGCGCTGTTCAGAATAATGAGAAGATCCTCGTCTACGGCGATTATGATGTCGATGGTACTACGGCGGTCGCCCTGGTGTATTCGTTCTTCCATTCGTTTTATCCGAACATTGATTTCTATTTGCCCGACCGCTACAAGGAAGGGTACGGTGTTTCTACCCAGGGAATCGACTTTGCTATTGCAAATGGCTTCTCCCTGATCGTCGCCCTCGACTGCGGTATCAAGTCGAACGACAAGGTCGATTACGCAAAACAGAACGGTGTCGATTTCATTATCTGCGATCACCACCGTCCGGGCGAACAACTTCCCGCTGCGGTCGCGGTGCTCGACCCCAAACGCTCAGACGATACCTATCCCTTCAACGAACTGTCGGGTTGCGGGATCGGTTTCAAGTTGGTGTGCGGCTATGCCCAGCGCCACCAGATTCCTTTCGAACAATTGGAACGCTACCTCGATCTCGTTGCCGTCAGCACCGCCGCCGACATCGTCCCTATCGTTGGAGAAAACCGGGTCTTGTGCTACTGGGGATTGAAGCGGCTGAACGAACACCCGCGCCACGGCATTGAGGCCATCCTGAAATTGAATAACCTCACCCGGCAGCCCTTCGCGGAAAAGGACGGAACGGTTGTTCAACGGTATAATCTCACGGTCAGCGACCTGGTGTTCATCATCGGGCCACGCATCAATGCCGCCGGTCGTATCCACGATGCGCGCCACGCCGTTAACCTGCTGATCTCCGACAACTCCGCCGACGCCCTGGCCAACAGCATCACGGTCAACGATCACAATACGGAGCGGAAAAACCTCGACGTCAAGATCACCCAGGAAGCGATGGAGATCATCGAAGGCGATGCCCAATTCGCCAAGCGGAAGGCGACCCTGCTCTTTCGCCCCGACTGGCACAAAGGCGTCATCGGTATCGTTGCTTCTCGCCTGACGGAAAAATTCTACCGCCCCACGATCGTCCTGACCCAGTCCGGCGACGATATCATCACCGGCTCCGCCCGTTCCGTCAAGGATTTCGATATCTACAATGCCATCGAATCCTGCTCCGACTTGCTCGAACAGTTCGGCGGCCACATGTACGCGGCTGGTCTCACCTTGCGTAAGGAGAACCTCGAAAAATTCTCCGAACGATTCGAAGAGGTCGTCGCAGCCACGATCCAGGACCACATGCTGGTACAGGAGATCGAGATCGATGCCGACCTGCGCCTGACCGACATCACGTCTTCATTTTTTAATGTCCTCAAGCAGTTTGCACCCTTTGGTCCCGGTAATATGAATCCGGTATTCCGGACGGAAAATGTGCGCGATACCGGCCTCTCACGCATCGTCGGTAACAACCATTTGAAATTGAACCTGGCGGAGGACGAAACGACCCGTTTCGGTATGGATGGCATCGCCTTCCAGCTCGGACAGTTCTATCCGTTCATCTCCCGCCGGATCCCCTTCGACATTTGTTATACCATCGAAGAAAACACGTTCAATGGCAAGACTACCATTCAACTGAATGTGAAGGACATTAAAGTCCACTGA
- a CDS encoding cupin domain-containing protein, translating to MLRRIILLAAFSIYFLSARAQTTAPLRHCQQPEHWTPVKPPLPAGAEAELLEGDPKSDGIFTMRLRLPPNYSLAPHTHPTDERVTVLSGHVFVGVGDSLDASSAREFTAGCFYVNPAGLHHYVYSGKDGAVIQLTCQGPWGIEFISRKE from the coding sequence ATGTTACGACGGATAATCTTACTCGCGGCTTTCTCGATATACTTCCTTTCAGCCCGCGCTCAAACCACTGCTCCGCTTCGTCATTGTCAGCAACCGGAACACTGGACGCCGGTAAAACCCCCGCTGCCGGCCGGAGCGGAAGCAGAATTGCTGGAAGGCGACCCGAAGTCGGACGGGATCTTTACCATGCGTCTTCGTCTTCCTCCGAATTATTCCCTCGCACCGCATACGCATCCCACAGATGAACGGGTAACCGTCTTATCGGGCCATGTATTCGTGGGTGTCGGCGATTCCTTGGACGCCTCCTCCGCACGGGAATTTACCGCCGGTTGTTTCTATGTCAACCCCGCCGGTTTGCACCACTATGTGTACAGCGGTAAGGATGGAGCCGTCATCCAGCTTACCTGTCAGGGTCCCTGGGGAATTGAATTTATCAGTCGAAAAGAATAA
- a CDS encoding acyl-CoA dehydrogenase family protein, with translation MAKDRFQYHDYYQVDELLSEEHKLVRDSVREWVKKEVSPIVEDYCQRAEFPRQWIKGLGEIGAFGPYIPTEYGGGGMDQIAYGLIMMELERGDSGLRSTASVQSSLVMYPIFTYGSEEQKRKYLPKLATGEMVGCFGLTEPDHGSNPAGMITNIKDKGDHYLLNGAKMWISNAPFADIAVVWAKDEEGVIRGLIVERGMAGFSTPETHGKWSLRASATGELVFDNVKVPKENLLPNVKGLKGPLGCLNSARYGIAWGAIGAALDCYDSALRYSKERIQFGRPIGGFQLTQKKLAEMITEITKAQLLCWRLGVLKNENRAKPQQISMAKRNNVNMALQIAREARQIHGGMGITGEYPIMRHMMNLESVITYEGTHDIHLLITGYDVTGINAFE, from the coding sequence ATGGCCAAAGACCGTTTTCAGTACCACGATTATTACCAAGTCGATGAACTCCTGAGTGAAGAACACAAACTCGTACGCGATTCTGTTCGCGAATGGGTGAAAAAGGAGGTTTCGCCGATCGTCGAAGACTATTGTCAACGCGCGGAATTCCCCCGGCAATGGATCAAAGGCCTCGGAGAGATCGGTGCCTTCGGTCCATATATACCAACCGAATACGGCGGCGGCGGCATGGACCAGATCGCGTACGGACTCATCATGATGGAACTGGAGCGCGGCGATTCCGGTCTGCGTTCGACCGCGTCGGTGCAAAGCTCCCTCGTCATGTACCCGATCTTCACTTACGGCAGCGAAGAGCAGAAGCGCAAGTACCTCCCCAAACTGGCGACCGGTGAGATGGTGGGTTGCTTCGGTCTGACGGAACCGGACCACGGCTCCAACCCTGCCGGCATGATCACCAACATCAAGGACAAGGGCGATCACTATCTCCTCAACGGAGCGAAAATGTGGATCAGCAACGCGCCCTTCGCGGATATCGCGGTCGTGTGGGCGAAGGATGAAGAGGGTGTCATACGCGGACTGATCGTCGAGCGCGGCATGGCCGGGTTCTCCACTCCCGAAACGCACGGTAAATGGTCGCTGCGCGCAAGCGCCACCGGCGAACTGGTCTTCGATAACGTAAAGGTGCCCAAGGAAAACCTCCTGCCGAATGTCAAAGGCCTGAAAGGTCCGCTCGGCTGCCTCAACTCCGCCCGCTACGGCATCGCCTGGGGCGCGATCGGCGCGGCGCTCGACTGCTATGATTCCGCGCTGCGCTACTCGAAAGAACGCATCCAGTTCGGCAGGCCGATCGGCGGTTTCCAGCTGACACAGAAGAAACTTGCCGAGATGATCACCGAGATCACCAAGGCGCAACTCCTTTGCTGGCGACTCGGCGTGCTCAAGAATGAGAACCGCGCGAAACCCCAGCAGATCTCCATGGCCAAACGGAACAACGTCAACATGGCGCTACAGATCGCACGGGAAGCCCGTCAGATCCATGGCGGTATGGGTATCACCGGCGAATACCCGATCATGCGCCACATGATGAACCTCGAATCCGTGATCACCTACGAGGGAACACACGACATCCACTTGCTCATCACCGGTTATGACGTGACGGGCATCAACGCTTTCGAATAA
- a CDS encoding DUF2029 domain-containing protein translates to MPLPRLLSGKVNLLKYMFLCIAGGLIFLAGVRPGWQRMQSDFPNYWLGSRLLVEQHACDSLYHNDWFQESLRKHGFTEQGKFSPFPPPTTYLFLPLTPLPPLVAKRVWMVISLLLVAWIIWLFGRISGMNGRDATAWVLATGLALINNLYLGQVYLLMVAFMLYGWIQFRKGKTIEPGICFGIVAAIKYFPLVMLPEWLLKRRWKLILTFALTITTLGLVSLYSPGVPACRDFLNRVVFAHLDGRLEGQSPFATAFQSWNALSHRLFLFDAAENPQPWFHAPMLLQLVRHGIPALLLFFGIVHARRLILRNASGAGVAILCLSMLVASPASASYHLLLLLFPMALLLEDETGRSRMSPASTRLSFLLLMGIGWAPLFIGKFLAPATWPIPFQFYRLWLMLVIWLVAMRLTSHRFQVNPDRFIL, encoded by the coding sequence ATGCCACTGCCCCGACTCTTGTCCGGTAAAGTCAATTTGTTGAAATACATGTTCTTATGTATAGCTGGTGGATTGATTTTTTTAGCCGGCGTACGACCTGGCTGGCAACGCATGCAAAGTGACTTTCCGAATTATTGGCTTGGCTCACGACTTCTGGTGGAGCAACATGCTTGCGACAGCCTTTATCACAATGATTGGTTTCAGGAGTCCTTGCGGAAACATGGCTTTACAGAGCAAGGCAAGTTTTCTCCGTTTCCTCCGCCGACCACCTATTTGTTTTTGCCGTTGACTCCGCTCCCACCCCTTGTGGCCAAACGCGTGTGGATGGTCATCAGTCTGCTTCTGGTAGCTTGGATCATTTGGCTCTTTGGAAGGATTTCCGGGATGAATGGGCGGGATGCCACCGCCTGGGTGTTGGCAACGGGCCTGGCACTGATCAACAACCTTTACCTCGGACAAGTGTATCTCCTGATGGTAGCCTTCATGCTGTATGGGTGGATTCAATTCCGGAAAGGGAAAACGATCGAACCGGGCATATGCTTCGGCATTGTCGCCGCGATCAAGTATTTCCCGCTCGTCATGTTACCTGAATGGCTGCTGAAGCGACGTTGGAAACTCATCCTGACATTCGCACTTACCATCACCACGCTGGGTTTGGTTTCGCTTTACAGTCCGGGTGTACCAGCCTGTCGGGACTTCCTGAACCGGGTCGTCTTCGCGCATCTGGACGGACGACTGGAAGGGCAATCACCCTTCGCGACTGCTTTCCAATCCTGGAACGCGCTTTCCCATCGTTTATTCCTGTTCGATGCTGCAGAAAACCCACAACCCTGGTTCCACGCGCCAATGTTGTTGCAACTGGTCCGACATGGAATTCCGGCATTGCTATTATTCTTCGGGATTGTTCACGCAAGGCGATTGATTCTGCGAAATGCCAGCGGAGCAGGTGTGGCGATCCTTTGCCTGAGTATGTTGGTTGCTTCACCTGCGTCGGCGTCTTACCATCTCCTGCTTTTACTCTTTCCAATGGCTTTGCTCCTGGAAGATGAAACCGGCAGATCCCGGATGAGTCCTGCTTCCACCCGACTTTCATTTCTCCTCCTGATGGGAATCGGTTGGGCGCCGCTTTTCATTGGAAAATTCTTAGCGCCCGCTACCTGGCCGATACCGTTTCAATTCTATCGATTGTGGTTGATGCTGGTCATCTGGCTGGTCGCCATGCGACTGACAAGTCATCGCTTCCAGGTCAATCCTGACCGTTTCATCCTCTGA